The following are from one region of the Staphylococcus schleiferi genome:
- the menI gene encoding 1,4-dihydroxy-2-naphthoyl-CoA hydrolase MenI: protein MIYALTEIEARYQETDQMGVIYHGNYATWFEVARTDYIRKLGLDYVEMEEAGIVSPVTELNINYKKSIGYPEKVTIKTWVSKFSKLRSRYQYEVYNEKGELATTGYTDNVIITKNEGKPVRLDRAFPNWYEVYHDVQQRNEAGEELEVTQESSI, encoded by the coding sequence ATGATCTACGCATTAACTGAAATCGAAGCACGTTATCAAGAGACAGACCAAATGGGTGTGATTTACCACGGTAACTATGCGACATGGTTTGAAGTTGCACGTACAGACTACATACGCAAACTCGGCTTAGACTATGTAGAAATGGAAGAAGCAGGTATTGTTTCTCCTGTAACAGAACTGAATATTAATTATAAAAAGAGTATTGGTTATCCTGAAAAAGTAACAATTAAAACATGGGTGTCTAAGTTTTCAAAATTACGCTCTCGTTATCAATATGAAGTTTATAATGAAAAAGGTGAGCTTGCGACAACGGGTTATACAGATAATGTCATCATCACTAAAAATGAAGGCAAACCTGTTCGTTTAGATAGAGCTTTTCCAAATTGGTATGAAGTTTATCATGATGTTCAGCAAAGAAATGAAGCGGGCGAAGAGTTAGAAGTCACACAAGAGTCGTCCATATAA
- a CDS encoding CcdC family protein, translating to MTYLVLSILIAFVMGAAVIVIRMKAQKYPVNEKKILLPPFFMATGALMYVVPYFRLSNFEILESVVLGVIFSSVLIMTSHFETKGSQIFLKKSKAFPLVLITLLLVRTVLKVFIGSNIDPGELAGMFFLLAFSMLLPWRLAMLRRYRKIKHQLVQ from the coding sequence TTGACGTATTTAGTATTATCGATTCTTATTGCATTTGTCATGGGGGCAGCGGTCATTGTAATTAGAATGAAAGCGCAAAAATATCCAGTGAATGAAAAGAAAATTCTTTTACCTCCTTTTTTTATGGCAACAGGTGCATTGATGTACGTTGTTCCCTATTTTAGACTTTCTAATTTTGAAATTTTAGAGTCAGTTGTATTAGGTGTGATTTTTTCGAGTGTACTCATTATGACATCACACTTTGAAACAAAAGGGAGCCAAATCTTTTTAAAAAAATCTAAAGCTTTCCCGCTTGTGCTCATCACGCTTCTATTGGTAAGAACAGTATTAAAAGTATTTATAGGCAGTAATATTGATCCGGGTGAGTTAGCAGGTATGTTCTTTTTATTAGCTTTTAGTATGTTATTGCCATGGCGCCTTGCGATGTTACGTCGCTATCGCAAAATTAAGCATCAACTTGTACAATAA
- the plsY gene encoding glycerol-3-phosphate 1-O-acyltransferase PlsY, whose protein sequence is MVIALLFIASYLIGSIPSGYLIGKIFFKKDIREYGSGNTGATNSFRVLGKPAGFAVTFFDIFKGFIVVFLPALFNVEIHGLLVGIFAIIGHVYPIYLKFRGGKAVATSAGVLLAVNPILLLILALIFFIILKLTKYVSLSSIIAAICCVIGSFFISDYVLLITSIAVSVLLIYRHSSNIKRIIKGTEPKIKWM, encoded by the coding sequence ATGGTGATAGCCCTACTATTCATTGCAAGTTATTTAATTGGTTCTATTCCAAGTGGTTATTTAATTGGGAAGATTTTCTTTAAAAAAGATATTAGGGAATATGGGAGCGGCAATACAGGTGCAACAAACAGTTTCCGTGTACTAGGTAAACCAGCTGGGTTTGCTGTCACATTTTTTGATATATTTAAAGGGTTCATCGTTGTATTCCTTCCAGCGTTATTCAATGTGGAAATACACGGTTTACTCGTAGGAATTTTTGCAATTATCGGTCATGTTTACCCTATCTACTTGAAATTTAGAGGGGGAAAAGCAGTGGCGACAAGTGCTGGCGTCCTGCTTGCTGTTAATCCGATTTTACTATTAATACTTGCTTTGATTTTCTTTATCATTTTAAAATTAACAAAATATGTTTCATTATCAAGTATCATTGCAGCAATTTGTTGTGTGATTGGCTCATTTTTCATTAGTGATTATGTATTATTAATAACGAGCATCGCTGTTTCAGTTCTACTCATTTATCGACATAGTAGTAATATTAAACGCATTATTAAAGGGACTGAACCTAAAATCAAATGGATGTAA
- a CDS encoding HesB/YadR/YfhF family protein yields the protein MKIEFTNDAITWFKDELDLPEDGKVLRFFVRYGGEFQLKQGFSPAFNVDYTRDIDEIGYEEKFDGIHVIVAEKDVWYFEDHHIKVDIKNDDVLYEAELIES from the coding sequence ATGAAAATAGAATTTACGAATGATGCCATTACTTGGTTTAAAGATGAACTTGACTTACCAGAAGACGGAAAAGTGTTACGCTTCTTTGTTCGCTATGGTGGAGAGTTCCAATTAAAACAAGGATTTAGCCCAGCTTTTAATGTAGATTACACACGTGATATAGATGAAATTGGATACGAAGAAAAATTTGATGGCATTCATGTCATCGTAGCAGAAAAAGATGTTTGGTATTTTGAAGATCATCATATAAAAGTAGATATTAAAAATGATGATGTGCTTTATGAAGCCGAACTTATTGAATCATAA
- the mscL gene encoding large conductance mechanosensitive channel protein MscL, translating into MLKEFKEFALKGNVLDLAVAVVMGAAFNKIVSSLVENIIMPLIGLLFGEVDFAKNWSMFGIKYGIFIQSIIDFIIIAFALFIFVKIANTLVKPKAEEEEEAIEENTVLLTEIRDLLRQNQK; encoded by the coding sequence ATGTTAAAAGAATTTAAAGAGTTTGCATTAAAAGGTAACGTGCTGGATTTAGCTGTTGCTGTTGTAATGGGTGCTGCTTTCAATAAAATCGTGTCATCATTGGTCGAAAACATCATAATGCCTTTAATCGGTTTACTATTTGGCGAAGTTGATTTTGCTAAAAACTGGTCAATGTTCGGTATCAAATATGGTATATTTATTCAATCTATCATTGATTTTATTATCATCGCTTTTGCATTATTTATCTTTGTTAAAATTGCAAATACGCTCGTGAAACCGAAAGCAGAAGAAGAGGAAGAAGCTATCGAAGAAAACACTGTACTCCTAACTGAAATCCGCGATTTATTACGTCAAAATCAAAAATAA
- the sbcD gene encoding exonuclease subunit SbcD, translated as MKIIHTADWHLGKVLNGHSFLEDQQYIVDQLIEVLIKEKPDLLVIAGDIYDTTYPNKYVIRLMENTIAKINLDLRIPIVMINGNHDGKERLRYGALWFQHNQLYIATELEQCLTPYIFEDVALYTMPFFTVSEAREFLNEPIETYEQAVKKLIARIQPHLDQNMTNILVGHFTLNGAPKSDSEREITVGTIEAVSPQFLNDFDAVMLGHIHHPFATPFKHIVYSGSILQYSFSEAGQAKGIRIFDVQSHGIKQSFVPLKPKHELEVVEAKFDDLMNGEFERKSDESYFHFIVEQLSHVKDPMQKLKQIYPNTLSLTQQVQTSQYQSKALKDVKKMHPIDIVEKFYSEMTTEKLSELQKENVLALLEKIEGEE; from the coding sequence ATGAAAATAATACATACAGCGGATTGGCATTTAGGAAAAGTATTAAATGGCCATTCATTTTTGGAAGATCAACAGTATATTGTGGATCAATTGATAGAAGTGCTTATAAAAGAAAAACCTGATTTGCTCGTTATAGCTGGTGATATCTATGATACAACGTATCCAAATAAGTATGTAATTAGACTAATGGAAAATACTATCGCAAAGATAAATCTAGATTTACGAATTCCTATTGTTATGATTAATGGCAACCATGATGGTAAAGAGCGTCTACGTTATGGAGCTTTATGGTTTCAGCACAATCAATTGTACATTGCTACAGAATTAGAGCAGTGTTTAACGCCATACATATTTGAGGATGTTGCACTCTACACTATGCCGTTTTTTACTGTATCAGAAGCGCGTGAATTTCTGAATGAACCGATTGAAACATATGAGCAAGCGGTTAAGAAATTGATTGCACGTATTCAACCACATTTAGACCAAAATATGACGAATATTTTAGTGGGACATTTCACTTTAAATGGTGCACCTAAAAGTGACTCTGAACGTGAAATTACTGTAGGTACAATTGAAGCGGTCTCACCCCAATTTTTAAATGATTTTGATGCTGTGATGTTAGGGCATATACATCATCCATTTGCGACGCCATTTAAGCATATCGTCTATAGTGGGTCAATTTTGCAATATTCCTTTTCGGAAGCTGGACAAGCAAAAGGGATTCGAATATTTGACGTACAGTCTCATGGAATAAAACAGTCTTTTGTCCCTTTGAAACCTAAACACGAATTAGAAGTAGTCGAAGCAAAATTTGATGATTTAATGAATGGTGAATTTGAGCGTAAAAGTGACGAAAGTTATTTTCACTTTATTGTTGAACAACTCAGTCATGTAAAAGATCCAATGCAAAAGTTAAAGCAAATTTATCCCAACACTTTATCACTAACACAACAAGTACAGACTTCCCAATATCAATCTAAAGCTTTAAAAGATGTTAAAAAAATGCATCCAATAGATATCGTGGAGAAGTTTTATAGTGAAATGACTACTGAAAAGTTATCGGAATTGCAAAAAGAAAATGTATTGGCATTGTTAGAAAAAATAGAAGGGGAGGAATAA
- the sbcC gene encoding exonuclease subunit SbcC, with protein sequence MKPIRLHLKNFGPFLDETIDFSNIQSNQLFLISGKTGSGKTMIFDGMVYALYGRASTEKREVKHLRSHFAQPKEPLTVTFEFEINGGRYKVVREASFLKPGNKNETKPKLEVYHLNGDVFELVESTIQAGDQFILNLLKLKQDQFRQLFILPQGEFKSFLVSNSTDKQAILRTLFNTQLYDILKNELVDKTKNMKNEINQIYTKIQSSWDEMYTLDDAELVAEKQLKSEQYELILDALPMFQRIGQQQVDETAVEKSKSEAAMKKINEAVAREESRQQLKQQKADLEHKLNQLNEQQPRITELEKKLKLITESQVAIKTYQNKLEYEKTLNSKKSKQSTLTSEFDALKELETQDATLLEKHLAQQERIAQQSQFIQNTRHYFQQVEQLKQKQQRDQQINAQHQQLVEEMDKAKNELQQISEVDIEKKPDYEKKSQLQNMQMRLTEQHTSLIESEKRMQLKLKHEESLQQLNKQYENLTHKIEAQRAQLHTISSQDQHLLDHEKAVVTLRTVLQVDEPCPVCGQHVSHVDHGPEIEAIKSLQSENAKIEIQIRELTEQKIHCEADITHTKERINEIGDVQFDKNLLNENEAQLLNVKNDIEAVDRENKRIEALQQQVERINKVLDENMSQKQLLEKEQQHIQEQLGSFQQITGYDDIVKFQKAFEQIDAEVQDFEAQKVALTQQLENTQNKVKNHHYDLRLIAQQIDDVTIQLNRLDEELKTAMKQLDIADETTLMTISNESENKSDYASEVEQFHHEIQALQFKLQDVTTQILTIEPHDIDILKKEQQETQLQYESVQKQLNEFAFQVDQNKKTIQRIEREIAHLKQTLSAQIELFQLAEILNGKNEHNLTLENYVLMHFLEQILVKANQRLLSMTGQRYELIRNEKKGRGFSGLEIEVFDYYSNQSRHITSLSGGETFQASLALALGLCEVVQNEQGGIALDAMFIDEGFGTLDQETLETALDTLIQLQSSGRLVGIISHVTELKNRIPVILDVVSKNYQSTTLLRYNE encoded by the coding sequence ATGAAACCGATACGCCTCCATCTTAAAAATTTTGGGCCTTTTTTAGATGAAACCATTGATTTTTCAAATATACAATCGAATCAACTCTTCTTAATTAGCGGAAAAACAGGTTCAGGTAAGACGATGATATTTGATGGAATGGTCTATGCGCTATATGGACGTGCGTCTACTGAAAAACGAGAAGTGAAACATTTGAGAAGTCACTTTGCGCAACCTAAGGAACCATTAACGGTTACCTTTGAATTTGAAATCAACGGCGGTCGTTATAAGGTCGTTCGAGAAGCTTCATTTTTGAAACCAGGAAATAAAAATGAGACAAAACCTAAACTTGAAGTTTACCATTTAAATGGTGACGTTTTTGAGCTGGTTGAAAGTACAATTCAAGCCGGAGACCAATTTATTTTAAATCTTTTAAAGCTTAAACAAGATCAATTTAGACAGTTATTTATCTTGCCTCAAGGCGAATTTAAATCCTTTTTAGTTTCAAATAGCACAGATAAGCAGGCGATTTTGAGAACGCTTTTTAATACGCAATTGTATGACATTCTTAAAAATGAGTTGGTAGATAAAACTAAAAATATGAAGAATGAAATTAATCAAATCTATACAAAAATCCAAAGCAGCTGGGATGAAATGTATACATTAGATGACGCTGAATTAGTAGCAGAAAAACAATTGAAAAGTGAACAATATGAATTGATTCTTGATGCATTACCGATGTTTCAACGTATAGGACAACAACAGGTCGACGAAACGGCAGTGGAGAAAAGCAAAAGTGAAGCCGCTATGAAAAAGATAAATGAAGCGGTTGCACGTGAAGAATCACGTCAACAATTAAAACAACAAAAAGCGGACTTAGAACACAAATTAAATCAGTTAAATGAACAACAACCCCGAATTACGGAGCTAGAAAAGAAATTAAAATTGATAACTGAAAGCCAAGTGGCTATCAAAACGTATCAAAATAAGCTTGAATACGAAAAAACACTGAATTCCAAAAAAAGTAAGCAGTCTACTTTAACATCAGAATTTGATGCATTGAAAGAACTAGAAACACAAGATGCAACATTGCTTGAAAAACATTTAGCTCAACAAGAACGGATAGCTCAACAATCACAATTTATCCAAAATACGAGACATTATTTTCAACAAGTCGAACAGTTAAAACAAAAGCAACAGCGTGACCAACAAATCAACGCACAACATCAGCAACTCGTAGAAGAAATGGATAAAGCTAAAAATGAATTACAACAAATTAGTGAAGTGGATATTGAGAAAAAACCGGATTATGAGAAAAAATCACAGTTACAAAATATGCAAATGAGGCTCACTGAACAGCATACGTCACTTATTGAATCTGAAAAGCGCATGCAACTCAAGCTAAAGCATGAAGAAAGTCTTCAACAACTCAACAAACAATATGAAAATTTAACGCATAAAATTGAGGCACAGCGCGCACAATTGCATACGATTTCAAGTCAAGATCAACACTTACTCGATCATGAAAAAGCGGTTGTTACTTTAAGAACAGTTTTACAAGTTGACGAACCTTGTCCTGTGTGTGGGCAACACGTTTCACATGTCGATCATGGTCCGGAGATTGAGGCCATTAAATCATTGCAAAGTGAAAATGCGAAAATTGAAATTCAAATTCGAGAACTCACTGAGCAAAAAATTCATTGCGAAGCAGATATTACGCATACAAAGGAAAGAATAAATGAAATTGGAGACGTTCAATTTGATAAAAATTTATTAAATGAAAATGAAGCACAACTTTTAAATGTTAAAAATGATATAGAAGCCGTTGATCGTGAAAATAAACGGATTGAAGCATTACAACAACAAGTTGAACGTATCAATAAAGTGTTGGATGAAAATATGAGTCAAAAGCAACTTTTAGAAAAAGAACAACAACACATTCAAGAACAGTTAGGAAGTTTTCAACAAATAACAGGATATGATGATATTGTGAAGTTTCAAAAGGCATTTGAGCAAATTGATGCGGAAGTTCAAGACTTTGAAGCGCAAAAAGTAGCGTTAACACAACAATTAGAAAATACACAAAATAAAGTGAAAAATCATCACTATGATCTGCGTCTTATAGCACAACAAATTGATGATGTTACAATACAACTAAATCGACTCGACGAAGAATTGAAAACAGCAATGAAGCAATTAGATATTGCGGATGAGACGACATTAATGACCATTTCAAACGAAAGTGAAAACAAATCTGACTATGCGTCTGAAGTGGAGCAATTTCATCATGAAATACAAGCACTTCAATTTAAACTTCAAGATGTTACGACACAAATTTTAACTATTGAACCGCATGATATAGATATTTTGAAAAAAGAGCAACAAGAAACACAATTACAATATGAGTCTGTGCAAAAGCAGTTGAATGAATTTGCTTTTCAAGTAGATCAAAATAAGAAGACGATACAACGAATAGAACGGGAGATAGCACATTTAAAGCAGACATTGTCAGCACAAATTGAACTCTTTCAACTCGCCGAAATTTTAAATGGAAAAAATGAGCATAATTTAACTTTAGAAAATTATGTACTGATGCATTTTCTAGAACAAATTCTCGTTAAAGCGAATCAAAGATTGTTAAGTATGACAGGTCAACGGTATGAGTTGATTAGGAATGAGAAAAAAGGAAGAGGGTTTAGTGGTTTAGAAATTGAAGTTTTTGACTACTACTCAAACCAATCACGTCATATTACCTCATTATCTGGGGGAGAAACATTTCAAGCGTCACTGGCATTAGCTTTAGGTCTTTGTGAAGTGGTACAAAATGAGCAGGGAGGCATTGCACTAGATGCGATGTTCATTGACGAAGGTTTTGGGACATTAGACCAAGAAACTTTAGAGACAGCGTTAGATACATTAATTCAACTTCAATCGAGTGGACGATTAGTAGGAATTATTTCTCATGTCACTGAATTAAAAAATCGTATCCCTGTTATTTTAGATGTAGTTTCTAAAAATTATCAAAGTACAACTTTATTACGTTACAATGAATAA
- the acnA gene encoding aconitate hydratase AcnA, whose protein sequence is MASKLKEQAKKSFQLNGKNLTYYDLKTLEEQGLTQVSRLPYSIRVLLESVLRQEDGFVITDEHIKALSTFGKENSKGEVPFKPSRVILQDFTGVPAVVDLASLRKAMDDVGGDLSKINPEVPVDLVIDHSVQVDSYANPEALERNMKLEFERNYERYQFLNWATKAFKNYNAVPPATGIVHQVNLEYLANVVHVREEDGEDVAFPDTLVGTDSHTTMINGLGVLGWGVGGIEAEAGMLGQPSYFPIPEVIGVRLSNELPQGANATDLALRVTELLRKKGVVGKFVEFFGPGVDKLPLADRATIANMAPEYGATCGFFPVDDETLKYLRLTGRSDEHIETVEKYLKQNHLFFDVNEEPNYTDVVELDLSTVEASLSGPKRPQDLIFLSDMKKEFEKSVTAPAGNQGHGLDASEFDKKATIEFKDGSTTEMTTGDIAIAAITSCTNTSNPYVMLGAGLLAKKAVEKGLEVPAYVKTSLAPGSKVVTGYLRDSGLQSYLDKLGFNLVGYGCTTCIGNSGPLLEEIEKAVAKEDLLVTSVLSGNRNFEGRIHPLVKANYLASPPLVVAYALAGTVDIDLHKEALGQDAQGNDVFLKDIWPSIQEVADAVESVVTPELFKEEYKSVYDNNELWNQIDTTDQPLYDFDPESTYIQNPTFFQGLSKEPGHIEPLKDLRVMGKFGDSVTTDHISPAGAIGKDTPAGHYLTENGVSPRDFNSYGSRRGNHEVMVRGTFANIRIKNQLAPGTEGGFTTYWPTGEVMPIFDAAMKYKEDGTGLVVLAGNDYGMGSSRDWAAKGTNLLGVKTVIAQSYERIHRSNLVMMGVLPLQFKQGESADTLGLDGKETISVEISESVQPRDTVKVTATKEDGSTVEFEAIARFDSNVEIDYYRHGGILQLVLRKKLASS, encoded by the coding sequence ATGGCTTCAAAATTAAAAGAACAAGCTAAAAAGTCATTTCAATTAAACGGAAAAAACTTAACGTACTATGATTTGAAAACGTTAGAAGAACAAGGACTTACTCAAGTAAGCCGATTACCATATTCTATTCGTGTATTACTTGAATCAGTATTGCGTCAAGAAGATGGTTTCGTTATTACAGACGAACATATTAAAGCGCTTTCAACATTTGGTAAAGAAAATAGTAAAGGTGAAGTGCCATTCAAACCTTCACGTGTTATTTTACAAGACTTTACAGGTGTCCCAGCGGTTGTAGACTTAGCTTCTTTACGTAAAGCAATGGACGATGTTGGCGGAGACTTGTCTAAAATCAACCCAGAAGTTCCTGTAGACCTAGTGATTGACCACTCTGTACAAGTTGATAGTTACGCAAATCCAGAAGCTTTAGAGCGCAACATGAAATTAGAATTCGAACGTAACTATGAACGTTATCAATTTTTGAACTGGGCTACTAAAGCGTTTAAAAATTATAATGCTGTACCTCCAGCAACAGGGATTGTACACCAAGTTAACTTGGAATATTTAGCTAATGTTGTTCACGTACGTGAAGAAGATGGAGAAGACGTTGCATTTCCAGATACATTAGTGGGGACGGACTCACATACTACAATGATTAATGGCCTTGGCGTTTTAGGTTGGGGTGTTGGCGGAATCGAAGCAGAAGCGGGCATGCTTGGTCAGCCATCATACTTCCCAATTCCTGAAGTTATTGGTGTACGTTTATCTAATGAATTGCCTCAAGGTGCAAATGCGACAGACTTAGCATTACGCGTAACAGAGTTATTGCGTAAAAAAGGGGTAGTAGGTAAATTTGTTGAATTCTTCGGTCCAGGTGTAGATAAATTACCTTTAGCTGACCGTGCGACAATTGCCAACATGGCACCAGAATACGGGGCAACTTGTGGTTTCTTCCCTGTTGATGACGAAACGTTAAAATATTTACGTTTAACAGGTCGTTCTGATGAACATATTGAAACAGTTGAAAAGTATTTAAAACAAAATCACCTGTTCTTTGATGTTAATGAAGAGCCAAATTATACAGACGTTGTGGAACTTGATTTATCTACAGTTGAAGCTTCTTTATCAGGTCCAAAACGTCCACAAGATTTAATTTTCTTAAGCGATATGAAAAAAGAGTTCGAAAAATCAGTGACTGCACCAGCGGGTAACCAAGGTCATGGTTTAGACGCATCAGAATTCGATAAAAAGGCAACAATCGAATTCAAAGATGGTTCAACAACTGAAATGACGACAGGTGACATTGCGATTGCAGCGATCACTTCTTGTACAAATACTTCTAACCCTTACGTGATGTTAGGTGCGGGGTTACTAGCTAAAAAAGCTGTTGAAAAAGGATTAGAAGTTCCAGCCTATGTTAAAACGTCTTTAGCACCGGGTTCAAAAGTTGTAACAGGTTATTTACGTGACTCAGGTTTACAAAGCTATTTAGACAAACTTGGCTTTAACTTAGTCGGTTATGGCTGTACAACATGTATTGGTAACTCAGGTCCACTATTAGAAGAAATTGAAAAAGCTGTCGCTAAAGAAGATTTATTAGTAACTTCTGTATTATCAGGTAACCGTAACTTTGAAGGACGTATCCATCCACTTGTCAAAGCGAACTATTTAGCTTCACCACCATTAGTTGTAGCTTATGCTTTAGCGGGAACTGTAGATATTGATTTACACAAAGAAGCTTTAGGCCAAGATGCACAAGGAAACGATGTATTCTTGAAAGATATTTGGCCATCTATTCAAGAGGTAGCAGACGCTGTAGAAAGTGTTGTTACACCTGAATTGTTTAAAGAAGAATATAAGAGTGTTTATGATAACAACGAATTATGGAACCAAATCGATACGACAGATCAACCGTTGTATGATTTTGATCCTGAATCAACGTACATTCAAAACCCAACATTCTTCCAAGGATTATCTAAAGAACCAGGTCACATTGAACCATTAAAAGATTTACGTGTCATGGGTAAATTTGGTGATTCTGTTACAACTGACCATATCTCTCCAGCAGGGGCAATTGGTAAAGATACGCCAGCAGGACACTACTTAACAGAAAATGGTGTTTCTCCACGTGACTTTAACTCTTATGGTTCTCGTCGTGGTAACCACGAAGTCATGGTTCGTGGTACATTTGCCAATATTCGTATTAAAAACCAATTAGCACCAGGAACAGAAGGTGGCTTCACAACATATTGGCCAACTGGAGAAGTAATGCCAATCTTTGATGCAGCTATGAAATATAAAGAAGATGGCACTGGCCTTGTTGTATTAGCAGGTAACGACTATGGTATGGGCTCATCTCGTGACTGGGCTGCGAAAGGTACAAATTTATTAGGTGTAAAAACAGTTATTGCACAAAGTTATGAGCGTATTCACCGTTCTAACTTAGTTATGATGGGTGTTTTACCATTACAATTTAAACAAGGTGAATCAGCGGATACGTTAGGTTTAGACGGTAAAGAAACGATTTCAGTTGAAATTAGCGAATCTGTTCAACCTAGAGACACAGTGAAAGTAACTGCAACGAAAGAAGATGGTTCTACTGTTGAGTTCGAAGCCATTGCACGTTTCGATTCTAATGTAGAAATTGATTACTATCGTCATGGTGGTATTTTACAACTTGTGTTACGTAAAAAATTAGCTTCTTCATAA
- a CDS encoding BCCT family transporter — protein sequence MSSSTPEPNGKKFSPVFLISAIIVFAIVLVGVFIPTQFGEFTNTIKLWITDKLGWYYLILTTIIVFFCIFLIFSPIGKLKLGRPHDKPEFNTISWFAMLFSAGMGIGLVFYGAAEPISHFASPPNADPKSTEAFTESLRATFFHWGFHAWAVYGVVALALAYAQFRKGEPGLLSKTLRPILGDHVDGLVGTIIDVLAVFATVIGVAVSLGMGALQISGGLHYLFGTPNNIITQSIIIVVVTILFIMSAWSGLSKGIQYLSNLNIGLGTLLLIAGLIVGPTILILNMFTSSTGSLLNSFLFNSFDAAPTNPQKREWMTNWTLYYWGWWLSWSPFVGVFIARVSKGRSIREFISGVLLVPVIVSFVWFSVFGVLGIETAKKHTEIFKMSPETQLFGVFHHVPLGMVLSIIALLLIASFFITSADSATFVLGMQTTYGSLNPSGFVKVTWGVAQSLIAFVLLLSGGGDGAAGLNALQSAAIISALPFSLIVILMMISFYKDANKERKFLGLTLTPNKHRLKEYVASSQQDYEEELISKRKALRDQEK from the coding sequence ATGAGTTCTTCAACTCCAGAACCAAATGGTAAGAAGTTTTCTCCGGTATTCCTGATTAGTGCAATTATCGTTTTTGCGATTGTGTTAGTCGGTGTGTTCATTCCAACGCAGTTTGGTGAATTTACGAATACGATAAAACTTTGGATTACAGATAAACTGGGTTGGTACTATCTTATTTTAACGACGATTATCGTATTCTTCTGTATCTTCTTAATCTTCAGTCCGATAGGGAAATTGAAGTTAGGCCGACCACACGATAAACCGGAATTCAACACAATTTCTTGGTTTGCGATGCTATTTAGTGCAGGTATGGGGATTGGATTAGTCTTTTATGGTGCAGCAGAGCCAATTTCTCATTTTGCGTCACCCCCTAATGCTGATCCGAAATCAACGGAAGCATTTACTGAATCATTACGTGCGACGTTCTTTCATTGGGGATTCCATGCGTGGGCAGTATATGGTGTTGTCGCACTTGCATTAGCTTATGCGCAATTTAGAAAAGGTGAACCGGGCTTATTATCTAAAACATTACGTCCTATTTTAGGGGATCATGTAGATGGTCTCGTTGGTACGATTATTGATGTTTTAGCTGTATTTGCGACAGTTATTGGGGTAGCCGTTTCTCTAGGTATGGGTGCACTTCAAATCTCAGGTGGTTTACATTACCTATTCGGCACACCTAACAATATCATTACGCAATCTATTATTATTGTTGTCGTGACAATTTTATTTATAATGAGTGCTTGGTCTGGTTTAAGTAAAGGAATTCAATATTTAAGTAACTTGAACATCGGTTTAGGGACTTTATTATTGATTGCCGGGTTAATTGTGGGACCGACAATCTTAATCTTAAACATGTTTACAAGTTCAACGGGAAGCTTATTAAATTCTTTCTTATTTAACAGTTTTGATGCAGCACCAACAAATCCTCAAAAACGTGAATGGATGACAAATTGGACGCTTTACTATTGGGGCTGGTGGCTAAGCTGGAGCCCATTCGTAGGTGTATTTATTGCTCGTGTTTCAAAAGGGCGTTCAATTCGAGAATTTATTTCAGGCGTACTCTTAGTGCCTGTTATTGTAAGTTTCGTTTGGTTTAGTGTGTTTGGCGTTTTAGGTATTGAAACGGCTAAAAAACATACAGAAATTTTCAAAATGTCACCTGAAACACAACTTTTCGGTGTCTTTCATCATGTGCCATTAGGCATGGTGCTTTCAATTATCGCGTTACTTTTAATTGCGTCATTCTTTATTACATCAGCAGACTCAGCGACATTTGTACTAGGTATGCAGACAACATACGGTTCACTTAATCCAAGTGGTTTTGTTAAAGTAACTTGGGGTGTCGCACAATCACTTATCGCATTTGTTTTATTATTATCAGGCGGAGGCGATGGTGCAGCAGGATTAAATGCGTTGCAAAGTGCAGCGATTATTAGTGCCTTGCCGTTCTCATTGATTGTCATACTGATGATGATTAGTTTCTATAAAGATGCGAATAAAGAGCGTAAGTTCTTGGGCTTAACATTAACCCCTAATAAACATCGTTTGAAAGAATATGTCGCAAGTTCACAACAAGATTATGAAGAGGAATTAATTTCAAAACGTAAAGCGTTGCGAGATCAAGAAAAATAA